The Fulvia fulva chromosome 1, complete sequence region tccgccgccttgCGAACTCCACGACCTCCTCCTCCGACAATCAGATTCCCTGGCCGATACGTGGCATCTGCCTCCATCCTCTTGATGACAGAGTGATGGACCTTACAATCTGCGCTCATGTCGCGCGTCTCTCCTCTTGGCAGTGGCCACGAAATCGCACGCCATGAGCCTGGACATCGTCAATGTTGGACCACAGGCATCCTGGTCCAGCAACTTACCATCTGGCTGGAGGTCCATTCTCTTGAAAGGCATGAACTCCATGAACCGCCATGCCGCGACTGATAGCCACCCAGCGCCGCCGCCGAAACGAAGCCAGTCGTGGACACGGCTCTGGGTCGAAAGACGATGAACCTCGCATGCGAATTCTTGCATCGAGGCAGTCTGCTGTTCGGGCGATGAGACACTCGGCACTTCCTGTCCTTTGATATGGATGACCGGCGCTTCTACTGCCAGGCTGGCGAGTGGCGGCTCAGGATCATGCATGAACAGCCTAGAGGCCTTCACCCGGATGGGATCGAAAGGCATGCCAGCATTCTGAGCCTCTCGTAGCATCCACATCAATGCAATGTCGCTGAGCCGCCGGTCCTCCCCAGGGCTCAACTTCCAGCCTCCTCCAATATCTCCATGCTGGCCTGCGAACCATACCTCGAGCACATTCTGGCGATCCTCGGGGTCTGCCTCCTCCGATCGGCCGTGGTCCCGCTTTCGCCGCGAAGGGATATTGTTGGAGTTGACGGAGACCTGAGATGCGCCTGGACTGACCGCACAGTCGGAACTCTCGTCGGCAGCCAGAGGCCTCCTGCGACGTAGAGTACGAAAGAGCGGCTGCGAATAGTGTGGTTTCTTGAAGCTAGGCCGTTTGGCGGAGCCATTCTCACCGTCTTGCTGACGATGATGCAGGTGCAAGTGGTCAGCAAGATATTCTCGATAACTTACTCCGTGGGAAGACTCGCGCATTTCCGAGATCAAGTCCTGTCGGAACCTGTGACCATCAGCCTACAAGAGTACATCTGGCAGGTCCAGAGACATACTTAGCACGTCTTTCATCGATCGAAACGGCATGACGTATCACGCGGGCTGTGGTCTTTGCCGTGTAACTGCAATCGCACTGTCAGTGCAGGCATGGGCTCGTTGGTAGGGCTCGAATACGGGAAGCGGGTTCGCGACATCCAGGCACTCTCAAATCGAGGCACACTATTGACACAGTCGAACAGTCCTTGCGGATTAGCGTGAGCCCAGAATTTCGTCACAACGGCACAGATAGCTTACCCAGGAACTCGATCCGGCAGACAGGTCTGCTGAAGGTCTCGCGGAACTTCTTCATGAAGTCGAATGTGTTCCTCTTCTTGGCTCTGTCTTCTGGAGACTCATCCCGCCTCATCTGCCTAGCGAGTTGCTGTCAGTCCGAGCGTATCCTGCTCAGGACGCTCATGCCAATTGGCGAAGGTCTTCCATGCTTGAACAGGCAGGTCAGCTGGGCTACATTCGTGTGTAGAGCATCAGAATCCACTGACCAAAACTCAGCATCTCTTCGTTGCCGGCACTTAGCAGACCAACATAGTCAAGCATTTGTGCAAGGAACCGAGCAGTATACGCGCCTTTCCCGGTCAGTACGCCTGGCAATACTCCATGGTAGGTGGTTACCTCGCGAGAATCCTGCGAATCACAAGTCAGCATCGGTCCTGTCTACTAAGCTCCGGGTGGTATACCGAAGAAGTATATGGCATCTCCATCGTCGTAATGCTTCATTAAGAAGTGATAGCCTGCCATGACATGCTCACCAAAGCTGACACTTCGTCAGCATCCACTTCGCAGGCTTCGAATTATGGACTCGTCAACTTTCAGAGCCCTACCTCATGCCCAATGCCTGATCTTTGGCCTTTAGGTACCAAGACTTCATACGAGACTTTTGCGCTAGAGATCCCATTTTAAGTAACGTCCCGATCCCGGGTTGATAGTAATGGACTACGCCGCTCTGAGTACTCTGGCAGTCCATTAACCCGCGACAAGCACTCACACTGATTCGGGTCCTCTCGATCGAGCAGACTGAAGATCTTCACGACTGGAGAATCGGGTCAACGGTGCCCCAGTCGCTCTCATTGCAGGCTTACTGTTCGAGTCCCCTTCGTTGCCCTGGAATTTGTTGCCGGTCCCATCGAAACACAGGATCAAGGCTCTGGGCTTCCGGACTGGTCTAATGCCATACACTTGAGTGTTAGGTTCTGCCATAATGCGACTGCATTCATGCCCTTCGCGGTGAAGCGATTCGGTCTCATCAACACATCCGCCCCTCGTCCCCCGATGATGCTTTGGACGATCATCGATATGCGACCTACCTTGCACCGATGTCGCTGTGGACCGAGTATATCGGTGCTACACAGCACGAGTGTGCTGTCGAGGAGCAACATAAGCAGACCCGCTCGACGGCTGTCGACGAATCACTACTTGGTCCGCATTTGTCTTCGCAGGATCGCAGGATAGCTTTCCAATTGCCTGGTAAAGGTGTGTAGTCGGCATCTGATCATCGTCACCACTGATACTGATTGAGCACATGCGTGCACATTGGCAACACTTTCGGTTACGCCGCATGCATTGGGGTCCACTAATCTACTTGGTGTCTTACACTCGGATCCCGAGAATCAATGGACGCTTCCCGAGAGGCAGTACTGCAAGCAGGACGAGAATCAGCATGTACGAGTAGGTGCGCTCCGCGAGGTAAGCCGCACCAAGTACGATCAATGTACTAACAATTGGGAAGCACTTTAGACAGCCGAGATGCTTTTTGCAGTCTCGCATCCTCCAGATGTCGACAGCCGTTACGGACCGGACCTGATGAAGAGGCGGTCCGAAAAGTCTCCCTCAGGTAACGCTGTACTACACACGTTTCAAGCACGAACGGTAAGTGGCTAATCGGAGGCTTGCGTACTCCCTCTCTGCAGCCAGCCTCAACGATGTTCCCCGCTACAGGGACAGATGGGTGCACACCACAGTATGTATCTGATCATACGATGCCCAGTCTGAAGTCCTTGGACAGGTTCTCTGCGCACGACAGCTCTCCGACCGGCAACTATGTGTGCAATTGACAATGCATTGCTGACACCTTCGCGATGTACAAGACCACAGACACTCGATGGGTGAGCTGTCACTTCGAGCCTGCCGAACCTCTGCCCGCTCGGAGCTAACCATAAAGTATGCACTATCAGCAGTGTGGCCGACACGATCTGCCTCGTGCATATGCGCCTTGTCGCCAACCCACAGCAAGCATCGACCAGTTGTAGTCTGCAAAGTCCTAGATCGGAAAAGCGTGACAGCGGGTTCTGGTATCCGGCTCAGCAGCCCTTACGCTACCCGAATTCGACCCCCAACTATTGGTTGCAGCAGTGTTCGACATAGTTCGTTGGGCTTGGAGCTGCTGGACGATCACAGACTGCACACACGACACGAAAGTCTGCTTATTCGCACTTGCTGCCGACACGCTGCACTGCTTCACGCGGTGCCACGCCACGACATGCCATCTGCACGACCTCTTGACACCTGGTGGTCTTTGCTCTGCTTGGTCCACCAGCCATGTTCTGATTAGGAAAAAACAGCTGTAACACCAATGCAGCCAATGCATACCAGTACGTCCGAGGATGAGGGTTGCATCTGATCATGCCTCCATTGGCTGATCTGCTCGATGATGTGCGCCTCTCGTACGTCGTCCCTGCAGGCGGTGGGCATTGAGACGTGTTGAGCTTGAGCATTGACCAAAGATAATGGTGCTACAAGGTGCAAGCAATCGCACCCTCGCCACCACAGTGTGTGATTCTGGCGCTCATCAGCCTGTCTGCGACTGTACTATTGTGTGCCATCCTAATAGCAAATCAATAACTTCAAGTGTCAATTTTGCAGGACAGCACGCCCCATATCAGGCAGATACCGATCTTGCCGCAGACTTCCAACTCAATAACAGGCGATAGAAGGGAGGAGTAGGAAGGAAACTACACGGAATCTTAGTACGCATCCAATAGGGACATCTTACAATCGAGCGCCCTCGCAAAGCAGCAACGTATAATATACGCAACCATGGCGCCTGGAATCAAGTCAATCATTGGACACATCAAGAGGAAACCATCCTCGGCTCCTGATCGAAAATCAGGCAATGAGGCAGCCTCAGCTCCAAAGGTCGAGAAGACCTCGGTCCTGCACGATTTGACCCACCTCAACATGAAAGATGCGAAGACATTGGCATCAGCACTTCCTGCTCTGGCATCTGGTGATCCTCTGGACGACAAAGATCTGATGCTAGAGAATGGCGTTGCCATGCTGCAATCCCTCCCCGCGAACAGTGGTTTGTCTGCTGCTACCTCAGACGCCTTCATCAAAATGTTGTACCACGACCTACCGCATCCCTCTACAACAATGGCAGGACCAACGTCAAAGTACAGAAGACATGATGGCGGCAACAACAATCCATGGAATCCAGAGATGGGAAAGGCGGGCACTCCATACGCAAGGAACGTGCCTCCCAACAAACCAAAAGGACCCAATCTCCCAGATCCCGAACTCGTGTTTGAGCAGCTTATGAAGCGCAAGGGACCTTTCCGAGAGCATCCATCCGGTCTGAATCGCTTGTTCTTCTCCTTCGCAACAATCGTCATTCACGAGTGCTTTCAGACTAAGAGAAAAGAGCCATGGATCAACGAAACTTCAAGTTACGTGGACCTGAGTACTCTCTATGGTAACACGGAGAAAGAGCAGGTACGTGTACGTACCTACAACAACGGCTTGATATATCCGGATTCGATCGCATCTGAGCGTATCATGCTTATGCCGCCGGGTGTGGTGGCTTTACTGGTACTGTTCTCGAGAAACCACAACAGCATTGCCGAGTCCTTGCTGTCCATCAACGAGGAAGGCAAGTACAAGTACAAGCCTTGGGGAGAGCTCAGTAAGGAGGAACAGGTATGGTAAGTGAAGCCTCCACGATGAGAGTGATTGAATTCGCAACGTTCGCTGACACTAAGCTATCTGTACAGGCAAGACAACGACATCTTCCAAATAGCAAGAAACATCAATGTCGGCTTCTTCGCCACAGTCGTCCTCAAAGATTACGTCGCCGCCATCCTCAACACTCCACGAGCGAACTCCACTTGGTCACTCGACCTTGGCAAGGAAATCAAGAGTGCCGGACAACGAGTGGAGAGAGGCACCGGAAACGTCGTCTCCACCGAATTCGCCGTACTCTACCACTGGCATGCAGCTCTCAGCGCCGCAGATGACCAATGGATGGAGGCAGTGTTGCGCAAGCACGTACCTGAGCTCAAGGGCCTGGACCAGATGACGACCAAGCTGTTCTACGAAAGAGTCATGGGAGCAGAGGCAGAGCACTTGAACTCTCTCGAGCCACGGCAATGGACATTCGGCGGCCTGGAGCGTGACGCAACTGGACGATTCAACGATGTTCAACTTGGTGAGTTGATCAAAGACTGCGTCAACGAGCCAGCGCACGCTTTCGGAGCCCACGGAACACCAGAGTCCTTGAAAGTGGTAGATATTCTTGGTCAAATGCAGGCAAGGAACCAGTTCAACGTCTGCACGATGAACGAGTGAGTGGCCCCATGATACGCACAGAGAAGTCGTGCTAATGAAGTCCCAGATTCCGCAGTTACCTCAATCTCAAGGCATATGGTAGCTTCGAGGAGTGGAACCCAGACAAGGAAACCGCGCGTGCGGCAGAATTACTTTACGGCCACATCGACAACCTTGAGCTGTACCCTGGACTGATGGCCGAATGCACAAAGCCCGCGATGCCAGGTAGCGGTGTTTGCCCCGGCCAAACAACCGGTCGTGGTATCCTCGACGACGCAGTGGCCCTGGTACGTGGAGACCGCTACCTCTCCTACGACTTCAACAGCAACACCTTGTCGAACTGGGGTGTCAGCAAGCTTGGGGACATCCCAGGTGGAACTTACGGAGGAATGCTGCCACATCTCTTGTTCACCGGTCTTCCCAACTCTTTCACTGGAACGTCTCCGTACGCTCTGCTGCCTTTCTACACCCCAAAGGCTGTGAAGGAAATCTTGCAGGACAACAAAGCGATTGAGAAGTACGACTTGGTCCGACCGCCTCCAGATGGCACTGTCGTCGGTATTCACACTCGAACTGGTATCAAAGCCGTTCTAGAAGATGCCAACAGCTTCCGACCATTGTCCCTGCCATCCGTCGAACGACTGAGTACAGGACGTGAGTTCATGTTCGGCTTCCACGGATCTCAGAGCAACAAATCAACCACACTGCAGAAAATCTTCTTCGAAGATGGATTCGAGGAGAATGTCAGCAAGTTCTTCCAAACTACGACAGCACGCTTAATCCAGCAATGCTCACTCAAGTACTCTAGCGCTAAGCGCTCGATCGATGTCGTGCGAGACATCACCAACGTGGCGCCGATCATGTGGCTCGCAAATCGGTTTGCGATACCACTGAAGACCCCGGAGACTCCGAAGGGACTGGTCACGCTGCCTCGTTTATTCGACATGTACCTCGCCCTCTTCCTCTACTCCAGCTTCAACGTCCGAGCGGGCCGTGAGTGGAAGCTCAGAGAGAACGCCGAGTACGCCGTGTCCACACTGGGCGAGATCCACGAAGCTCACCTCAAGACTCAGCAAGGCGTCAAGGAGCACATCGTGGACTGGCTAGCTAAGGGCTCCGCGTACGAAGTCGGCCCAGATGCCGACCGCATCTACAAAGCTCTCCTGGCCACCAAGCAACCCATCCCCGAGCTTGCTGGCGACTGCTTAGGTATCGGCGCTACAGTGGCTGGCATCATCACCCAGCAAGCTTCGCTTCTCATCGACCTCTTCCTGCAGCCCAAGTACGCCGAGTCCAAGAAGCGAATCGTCCAGCTCGCGCACCTCAACGATGCAGCCTCGAACAAGGAGCTGCAAGGTTTCATCTTCGAGGGCATGCGCCACGCAAGCGTCGTTCCCGGCCTCCCCCTCGTAGCCAAGAAGGACGTCGTCGTCCAGGATGGCGAGCGCGGTCCCGTCAACGTGCGTGCGGACCAGAAGGTCCTCGTCGCAGCTTCGAAGGCTGCCATGGATCCTCTGGCGTTCCCTAACCCGGAGAAGCTGGACCCTCACCGGCCGTTTGAGTCGTATACGCTCCTGGGCCATGGACCGGGTGCGCGGGTTGTTGGACCGGCTATTGCTGGGATGCTTAAGGAGGTCTTTAAGCTGATCGATCTGAACCGCGCTGCTGGGCGGCTGGGACGGTTCAGCTTTTTGGAGTATAAGGTTGGAGGCGCGGAGATTAAGCATTATCTTGATGCCAACTCGTCGGAGTCGCCGATGCCGACGACGTTGACGCTTGAGTACTACGACAACGGTGCTTTGACCAATGGATTGGCGAACGGGACGACTAATGGTACGGCGATGGCAAATGGTACGAAGACGTACTAGAGCGGCGTGTTCTGGGCCGTTATGACTTGCTTTGTGGTCTGATCTGTATGTAGGTAATGCGTCGGTGCGGTGGTTGAGTGGTGGATGAATGCCCATGTTTCTCGAGGATCTTCTGTCGATAAAGATGACGAATGTTATGACCCATTCATCTACTCTCCCGTGGTATTCATAACCCCATCAAAAAACGCTCTGAGCATACCGCTCGTCTCTCCCGATAGAGGCATGATGGCACTGATATACTGATCAGGTCGCACGACAATCACACACCCTTTCTCTCGATCGATGCCGCGGGTCTTGTAAATCTCTCCAAAACCAAATCCGTAGCTTTCCTCGTCCGTAAACGCCTTCTCGTAATCCTGAATGCCGAGCTTTCCTTTACGTGGGAGCAGAATTTGCGGAAGGTCCGTGATGTTTAAGGTTTTGCGTGACTGTTGGAAGACGGCACGAACGTCTATGATCGAATCGATATCAGCGTTCGATGAGGTGTATCTGGGAATGATCTCCTTGTGGAGTGCATCGCAGAGCTTGGATATTGGGCTGGCGGGCGATGTAGGGGCAGACTTGTCACCGAACAGAATGATACGCCATCGCCCATCTGCTTTGAACTCATGGCCCAGGTGGATAGGCTTTGCATCTGCAACACGAAGGACCTGCACAGACTGGAACCTCGTCCCAATTTCAAATCCAGTAGCTAGCTCTTGCCATCGCGTATCCGCAGACGTGAGCGGACCAGGTTTATATTTCGTCTGGACACCTGCCATGAAGCGACCTTGCTGGGTGAAATAGTCCTGGAAGACTGCTGGATCGACGGAGTCCTTGTCGTCCTCACTGGCTTTCTCCTTAGGTTTCGCGGCGAACATTCGGGACATCTCACGGTCGAAATCGATGAGCATCCGGGCGATATCTTGTCTTTCCTCGCTGTACGTGTGTAGCAAGCTAGTCGGCGATGTGCCATGCAACACTGCGGCCAGCTTCCAGCCGAGATTGTAGCAATCGTTCATAGAAACGTTCATGCCTTGCCCAGCCTATTTGCGCGTCAGCGTATATCTGCGACATGACCGGGAAATCTGACCTTCGCGCTGTGGGTGTGGCATGCATCACCAGCGATGAACACACGAGGATCTCGCAGATGTCGCTCAGCTTTCGGCACATCATCGAAATGACCTGTAAGTCTTTGCCCTACTTCGTAGACACCTAAATAAAAGAGCATTAGCTATATGCAGTATGCGATACAACCCCAAGACCGGATGCCACGCTTGAGATGCAGCGCGCCTGGTCTGACACATGTGCCTTCCGCCCATCGTACTTACTCCAATAAGCAATCTCCCGCACATCAAACCTATAAGGCGCGAAAATCCGCTTCGCTCGATCTATCAGCACCTCAGCCGTGACATTCTTCGAAGAAACCCGTTCGCCGCTGCCCAGCTTGTCCAGCTCAATATAGAACCTAGCCAAATACCCGCCCTCTCGCGGAATGATGAGGATACTGCCATCGTTCGCAGAATGTATCGCTGTCTTCAGGCGGATATCAGGGAAGTCAGTCACTAACAAGGCGTCGAGTACGCCCCATACGCTGTTGGTGAAATCGCCCTTCATCTCGATGCCGATAGTCTGTCGAACACCGCTTCGAGCTCCATCGCAGCCTACAACGTATTTCGCTCGCACGTGTTCTTGTTGGCCTTTGTGTGCTTCGTCTAATCGTTCGACTGTGACGTTGATTGGGCCTGAGTCTTTGGGAATGTCCACATGTACCATTTTCCGGCTGTATGAAGGCTCTAGACGCGTCTGAGACCATTTCATACAGTCCAGCCATAGGTCATGCAGTCGAGCTTGGTTCAGTATGACATGTGGAAACTCGCTCAAGCCTTCTTCTGTATCTCGTATCCTGCCACTTCGCCGCAAGCCCTTGCCATCTTCGGTAGGTGACCAGAAAGTGGTCTGCACCGAAGTTCGTATCAGCTCTTGTCATTCCTCCCAGGCGTGTCCTCTCCTACCTCGTTGACCCAATACGCCTCTTTCAGGACTCGTTCGCTAAAGCCGAATGCCTCGAAGATCTCGATCGTTCTGCACTGGAGGCCGTCTGCCTGTCCTTGCTCAAGTCGCCCAGGTTTCGTCTCGATGATGCGCGTGGTGATGTCTGGGAATCGTGCGAGTTGAGCCCCTAGCAAGAGTCCTGCTGGCCCAGCTCCGATGATTAGTACATCCACCTCTTCGGGTAGGCTTGATTGGAAGTCAGGCTCGGCGCCGTTGTACTGCGTCACGAGCGGATCGCTCGAGCCTTGGAAGCCATCGACGTGGAATTGCATGCTGAAGTAGTAGAGGTTCCTGTGAGGTGGATCAAGGGCGGTGCAATGAGATCAACGAGACGACAAGAGAGACCTTCGCTACCTCATGTCAATTACGCGGCAGCAATGAACAAACCTAGTGGGCAACCAAGGCAATGTGACGCATGTAGGTATGCCGATATGCAAGTGTTGTGACCCGGACATCAGCACCGGCAGTGGGAGAAGTCGTCTTTGGAGGTGCGGGTCTGACCACACTTCCATGTCGTCGGTGCCGGCCATCTGAACGCGAAGACCAAGCCTTATGCAAGTTCTGAGAAGCATGTAAGATGGCAGTCTACTACGAAGAAGCATACGCGGCTCAGTTGCGGTGATTTCCCAAGATGCCAGCATGAGGCATCTTTGCACTTCTACACCTGAGTGCCTCGCCATCTAACACAAGGTCTACCTCTGATGGAAATACCTCATCGCTCCTCTACCCGGCCTATCCTGATCCCTCGACACCCTCAACGACTCTCCACTCCTCCTGTCACCATCACCATCACCAGCACTAGGCCGACGTCCTGTTACACTCCCAACCACACTCGGAGCGTATTTCTGAACCGCCGAACTCACAGCATTCGCATACGTCCCTCCTATCGGAAACAATCGACTAGCCTCCACATCcttcgccttcctctctctCGCCGCGACCGCCTCGAGATCAGATACAGCGACCGAGTATGCCGGATTAGCAGGATCGCCCAGAGCAGGCGCTGCTCCGCCCGGTGGCTCTAATGGAATTCTCCTGGCGGCGGCGAGAAGCTCGCACAT contains the following coding sequences:
- a CDS encoding Psi-producing oxygenase A translates to MAPGIKSIIGHIKRKPSSAPDRKSGNEAASAPKVEKTSVLHDLTHLNMKDAKTLASALPALASGDPLDDKDLMLENGVAMLQSLPANSGLSAATSDAFIKMLYHDLPHPSTTMAGPTSKYRRHDGGNNNPWNPEMGKAGTPYARNVPPNKPKGPNLPDPELVFEQLMKRKGPFREHPSGLNRLFFSFATIVIHECFQTKRKEPWINETSSYVDLSTLYGNTEKEQVRVRTYNNGLIYPDSIASERIMLMPPGVVALLVLFSRNHNSIAESLLSINEEGKYKYKPWGELSKEEQVWQDNDIFQIARNINVGFFATVVLKDYVAAILNTPRANSTWSLDLGKEIKSAGQRVERGTGNVVSTEFAVLYHWHAALSAADDQWMEAVLRKHVPELKGLDQMTTKLFYERVMGAEAEHLNSLEPRQWTFGGLERDATGRFNDVQLGELIKDCVNEPAHAFGAHGTPESLKVVDILGQMQARNQFNVCTMNEFRSYLNLKAYGSFEEWNPDKETARAAELLYGHIDNLELYPGLMAECTKPAMPGSGVCPGQTTGRGILDDAVALVRGDRYLSYDFNSNTLSNWGVSKLGDIPGGTYGGMLPHLLFTGLPNSFTGTSPYALLPFYTPKAVKEILQDNKAIEKYDLVRPPPDGTVVGIHTRTGIKAVLEDANSFRPLSLPSVERLSTGREFMFGFHGSQSNKSTTLQKIFFEDGFEENVSKFFQTTTARLIQQCSLKYSSAKRSIDVVRDITNVAPIMWLANRFAIPLKTPETPKGLVTLPRLFDMYLALFLYSSFNVRAGREWKLRENAEYAVSTLGEIHEAHLKTQQGVKEHIVDWLAKGSAYEVGPDADRIYKALLATKQPIPELAGDCLGIGATVAGIITQQASLLIDLFLQPKYAESKKRIVQLAHLNDAASNKELQGFIFEGMRHASVVPGLPLVAKKDVVVQDGERGPVNVRADQKVLVAASKAAMDPLAFPNPEKLDPHRPFESYTLLGHGPGARVVGPAIAGMLKEVFKLIDLNRAAGRLGRFSFLEYKVGGAEIKHYLDANSSESPMPTTLTLEYYDNGALTNGLANGTTNGTAMANGTKTY
- a CDS encoding 3-hydroxybenzoate 4-monooxygenase, whose product is MSFLNSSQGSYDLESGKKSAGATVTDVQSEKSARPVLGLRKTSDKVLKTKSSGDSSEKLAGYVGEEDALTKIGNVLFKIHSASIITRYALYILPVAALLSIPLVLTATVYADSKAGPIRLLGLFVWIEIVWLSLWICKLIAHGLPFVFEATCGLVSGGIRKYSLVLISLEIPVSLFFWTIVSYATAGTICIWNKDQCHNSKNWLDTLKTVFKAGIVVAAIFLAEKTLIQLVSINYHRKTYHDKIKESKKLIKLLDLLYDASRALFPEFCREFEEEDAEIQGNTLADVRNQLAKAGVNQKVFNMGRVRDKVTAAFGAMASDIAGKQVFSTTSAHAIVIEALESPRSSKALARRLWLSFAGEGREVLYRQDLVEILGEQQNQKVDEIFGLLDRDGNGDVSLDEMEMLVVQAGQDRKNRATSMHDISQAIAVLDRLLSAVVLAAVALIYAAFFSPAFAAKTTQLWTTFTGLASAIGGTVTEFLSCCIFLFLKHPYDVGDRVNINEQELIVERISLMYSVFRRVDTNSTLQIPHNIANSLWIENISRSQAMRERLTIAVAATTTQEDILALRGELQKFVAADENRRDYQQEFDIELRGVGDLKQLDLRVEIRHKSNFANEMLRNPRRNKFMCELLAAARRIPLEPPGGAAPALGDPANPAYSVAVSDLEAVAARERKAKDVEASRLFPIGGTYANAVSSAVQKYAPSVVGSVTGRRPSAGDGDGDRRSGESLRVSRDQDRPGRGAMRNLYYFSMQFHVDGFQGSSDPLVTQYNGAEPDFQSSLPEEVDVLIIGAGPAGLLLGAQLARFPDITTRIIETKPGRLEQGQADGLQCRTIEIFEAFGFSERVLKEAYWVNETTFWSPTEDGKGLRRSGRIRDTEEGLSEFPHVILNQARLHDLWLDCMKWSQTRLEPSYSRKMVHVDIPKDSGPINVTVERLDEAHKGQQEHVRAKYVVGCDGARSGVRQTIGIEMKGDFTNSVWGVLDALLVTDFPDIRLKTAIHSANDGSILIIPREGGYLARFYIELDKLGSGERVSSKNVTAEVLIDRAKRIFAPYRFDVREIAYWSVYEVGQRLTGHFDDVPKAERHLRDPRVFIAGDACHTHSAKAGQGMNVSMNDCYNLGWKLAAVLHGTSPTSLLHTYSEERQDIARMLIDFDREMSRMFAAKPKEKASEDDKDSVDPAVFQDYFTQQGRFMAGVQTKYKPGPLTSADTRWQELATGFEIGTRFQSVQVLRVADAKPIHLGHEFKADGRWRIILFGDKSAPTSPASPISKLCDALHKEIIPRYTSSNADIDSIIDVRAVFQQSRKTLNITDLPQILLPRKGKLGIQDYEKAFTDEESYGFGFGEIYKTRGIDREKGCVIVVRPDQYISAIMPLSGETSGMLRAFFDGVMNTTGE